Proteins from a single region of Abyssalbus ytuae:
- a CDS encoding response regulator, whose product MKILAIDDQQLILLSLEKKLNDLGYEVLTCDNGYNAIKLFDSFDPDLIIVDINMPQMSGLELIKYIRIKKNSQKPIMVMSGNNDENIIVEGYELGINDYMKKPVSLNEVAARIKRLTGENPFPKPKVNQSNKANGIIREKCIGVVIPCYNEATRLASKEFTDFVDSNLGYYLCFINDGSTDNTLNVLNNLAKGRENYISVYNCEKNRGKAEAVRQGILFLSKNDQLDYIGYLDADLSTDFRDFDDLVKIIETSEFKIVSGSRISRMGANITKESARKIISMTINFIIQKILGMNFRDTQCGAKIMDKDIAQNMFNKPFITRWLFDVEIFMRMKKFYGKENALKMICEQPLKRWIHANGSKLSIRDSLKIGNQLIRIAFHYK is encoded by the coding sequence ATGAAGATTTTAGCTATTGATGATCAACAGTTAATATTATTGTCTTTGGAAAAGAAATTAAACGATCTGGGTTATGAAGTATTAACATGTGATAATGGTTATAACGCTATTAAACTCTTTGATTCTTTTGATCCCGACCTTATAATTGTAGATATTAATATGCCCCAGATGTCCGGACTGGAACTTATAAAATATATTCGTATTAAAAAAAATTCACAAAAGCCAATAATGGTAATGTCTGGTAATAATGATGAAAATATTATAGTTGAAGGATATGAACTGGGTATAAATGACTATATGAAAAAACCGGTTAGTTTAAATGAAGTGGCAGCCAGAATAAAAAGATTGACAGGAGAAAACCCATTTCCTAAGCCTAAAGTTAACCAAAGTAATAAAGCTAACGGGATAATAAGAGAAAAATGTATAGGAGTTGTGATACCCTGTTACAATGAAGCAACCAGATTGGCAAGTAAAGAATTTACTGATTTTGTAGACAGTAATTTAGGTTATTATTTGTGTTTTATAAATGATGGCAGTACCGATAATACTTTAAATGTGCTAAATAACCTGGCCAAAGGGAGGGAAAATTATATAAGTGTATATAATTGTGAAAAAAACAGAGGTAAGGCTGAAGCTGTCAGGCAAGGTATATTATTTCTGTCTAAAAATGATCAGTTGGATTATATAGGTTATCTCGATGCCGATTTATCTACAGATTTTCGTGATTTTGATGATCTTGTGAAAATTATTGAAACTTCGGAATTCAAAATTGTAAGCGGATCCCGTATTAGTCGTATGGGTGCTAATATAACTAAAGAGTCGGCAAGAAAAATAATTAGTATGACCATCAATTTCATTATCCAAAAAATATTAGGAATGAATTTTAGAGATACTCAATGTGGGGCAAAAATTATGGACAAAGATATAGCACAAAACATGTTTAACAAACCGTTTATTACACGTTGGCTGTTTGATGTTGAAATATTTATGCGGATGAAGAAGTTTTATGGAAAAGAGAATGCTTTAAAAATGATTTGTGAACAACCCTTAAAAAGGTGGATACATGCAAATGGTTCCAAGCTTTCTATAAGAGATTCATTAAAAATTGGGAATCAACTTATAAGAATTGCTTTTCATTATAAATAA
- a CDS encoding glycosyltransferase encodes MRIGIVVPCYNEEKRLNVELFVKFIKTRENYHVCFVNDGSKDDTLLMLEHIKREVPLTTSILDIKKNKGKRAAIRVGARYLFSSENVDYIGYMNARSFSDFNDFDDVVSEVENSFNSQNKIASGNDLKRGRFKNLFFDMLKKNVSNALKWRLEFINKPQIQFVSTDS; translated from the coding sequence ATGAGAATTGGAATAGTAGTACCCTGTTACAATGAGGAAAAAAGGCTAAATGTCGAACTATTTGTCAAGTTTATAAAAACCAGGGAAAATTATCATGTATGTTTTGTAAATGATGGAAGTAAAGATGACACCTTATTGATGCTGGAGCATATAAAACGTGAAGTTCCCCTGACAACAAGTATCCTTGATATAAAAAAGAACAAAGGTAAAAGAGCCGCAATAAGAGTAGGAGCAAGGTATTTATTTAGCAGTGAAAATGTTGATTATATAGGGTATATGAATGCCCGGTCGTTTTCAGATTTTAATGATTTTGACGATGTGGTATCGGAAGTAGAAAACTCTTTTAATTCTCAAAACAAAATAGCTTCAGGAAATGATTTAAAGAGAGGAAGATTTAAAAACCTGTTTTTTGATATGCTGAAAAAAAATGTTTCCAATGCACTTAAATGGAGATTAGAATTTATAAATAAACCCCAAATACAATTTGTATCTACAGATAGTTAG
- a CDS encoding DUF4407 domain-containing protein → MLKNFFWMCSGADTDVLEKCSKAEQIKQAGIGGTVFFTAVMAFIASAYALYTVFDNIFTAVFFGLVWGLLIFNLDRFIVATIKKRDNISAEFTQAIPRIILAIIIAIVIAKPLELKIFEKEIDRVLLEEKNQMTLDNKQQIGMQYSPAIEKLNSEISGLKNEITRKESEVNSLYDTYISEAEGREGTLKIGKGPVYKEKREKHDAALQELQQLREANSIKINDKERQITALQTDLTTKISKTQPTIDGFDGLMARIKALEKLPWLPSFFIFLLFLSIETAPVIAKLLAPKGEYDVRLEDIENTAKTWVTQKEDKRKQMLTAEFALNDKIYADLSEEEELYNYKRQSAREIMQMQADAFYNQQKKLLQ, encoded by the coding sequence ATGCTTAAAAATTTTTTTTGGATGTGTTCCGGGGCTGATACTGATGTACTGGAAAAATGCTCAAAAGCCGAACAGATTAAACAAGCAGGAATTGGGGGAACCGTATTTTTTACTGCGGTAATGGCTTTCATTGCCTCAGCCTATGCACTTTATACTGTATTTGATAATATTTTTACTGCTGTTTTTTTTGGTTTAGTATGGGGGTTGTTAATTTTCAACCTGGACAGATTTATTGTGGCTACTATAAAAAAACGTGATAATATTAGCGCTGAATTTACTCAGGCTATCCCCAGAATAATTCTGGCAATTATTATTGCTATTGTTATTGCTAAACCTTTAGAACTTAAAATATTTGAAAAAGAAATTGACAGGGTTCTTCTCGAAGAAAAAAATCAGATGACTCTTGATAACAAGCAACAAATTGGCATGCAATATTCTCCGGCAATTGAAAAGTTAAATTCGGAAATATCAGGATTAAAAAATGAAATAACCCGGAAAGAAAGTGAAGTAAATTCATTGTATGACACCTATATTTCAGAAGCTGAAGGCAGAGAGGGCACTTTAAAAATAGGCAAAGGACCTGTTTATAAGGAAAAAAGAGAAAAACACGATGCAGCTCTACAGGAGTTACAACAACTTCGTGAAGCAAATAGTATAAAAATTAATGATAAAGAGAGACAAATTACAGCACTCCAAACTGATTTAACAACCAAAATCTCCAAAACTCAGCCCACTATTGACGGGTTTGACGGACTCATGGCACGTATTAAAGCCCTGGAAAAATTACCCTGGTTACCATCTTTCTTTATATTTCTGCTTTTTTTAAGTATAGAAACTGCACCGGTAATTGCAAAATTGCTTGCACCTAAAGGTGAATATGATGTAAGACTGGAAGATATAGAAAATACTGCCAAAACATGGGTAACCCAAAAAGAAGACAAACGCAAGCAAATGTTAACGGCAGAATTTGCATTGAATGACAAGATTTATGCAGATCTTTCGGAAGAAGAAGAATTATATAATTACAAACGACAATCGGCAAGAGAAATAATGCAAATGCAGGCTGATGCATTTTATAATCAACAAAAAAAGTTACTTCAATAA